One Defluviimonas sp. SAOS-178_SWC DNA window includes the following coding sequences:
- the cobM gene encoding precorrin-4 C(11)-methyltransferase: MTVHFIGAGPGAADLLTLRGRDLIAASPVCLYAGSLVPEAVLAHCPKGAKIVNTAPMALDDIIAEIAAAHAAGHDVARLHSGDLSVWSAMGEQLRRLRALGIPYDVTPGVPSFAAGAAALGAELTLPGVVQSVVLTRTSGRATSMPPGETLENFARTGAVLAIHLSIHVLDRVVAELTPHYGADCPVAVIWRASWPDQRIVRATLATLETAVGAEMERTALIFVGHSLGAEEFDESRLYAGDYDRRYRPVGTSPRFPETS, translated from the coding sequence ATGACGGTGCATTTCATTGGGGCCGGTCCCGGAGCGGCGGACCTGCTGACCCTGCGCGGCCGCGATCTGATCGCGGCGTCGCCGGTTTGCCTCTATGCCGGATCGCTGGTGCCAGAGGCCGTGTTGGCGCATTGCCCGAAGGGTGCGAAGATCGTCAACACGGCGCCGATGGCGCTGGACGACATCATCGCCGAGATCGCCGCCGCCCATGCGGCAGGCCACGACGTGGCGCGCCTGCATTCCGGCGATCTTTCGGTCTGGTCGGCGATGGGCGAGCAGCTCCGGCGCCTGCGCGCGCTCGGTATCCCCTATGACGTGACGCCGGGCGTTCCGTCCTTTGCCGCCGGCGCGGCTGCGCTTGGGGCCGAGCTGACGCTGCCCGGTGTTGTGCAGTCGGTCGTCCTTACCCGCACCTCCGGCCGGGCGACCTCGATGCCGCCGGGCGAAACGCTGGAGAACTTCGCCCGCACCGGCGCGGTTCTGGCGATCCATCTCTCGATCCATGTACTCGACCGGGTCGTCGCGGAGCTGACGCCGCATTACGGCGCCGACTGCCCCGTCGCGGTGATCTGGCGGGCGAGCTGGCCCGATCAGCGCATCGTTCGCGCTACGCTCGCGACGCTGGAAACCGCAGTCGGGGCGGAGATGGAGCGGACCGCGCTGATCTTCGTCGGCCATTCGCTCGGGGCCGAGGAATTCGACGAAAGCAGGCTCTATGCCGGTGATTACGACCGGCGCTACCGGCCGGTCGGCACCAGCCCACGCTTTCCGGAGACATCATGA
- a CDS encoding cobyrinate a,c-diamide synthase, whose product MTPPGLIISAPASGTGKTTLMLGLLGAFRDAGLTVQPFKSGPDYIDPAFHRAASGRISVNLDSWAMGADRIAGHIGAAADADLVLAEGSMGLFDGVALRGEAGTGASADLSALTGWPVVLVLDVSGQAQSAAAVAHGFAAFRPDVEVAGVVLNRVASPRHEALVRAGMETAGIRVFGALPRRATIEMPERHLGLVQAEETPELDRIIAEAGAFVAAHVDLEALRTAANAGTLPAVPPLRVTPPGQRVALARDAAFSFVYPHLLDGWRAAGAEILPFSPLADESPDDGADCCWLPGGYPELHGPILAAATRFRQGLRRFSETRPVHGECGGYMAMGEAIVDRDGARHQMAGLLGLVTSFEKRKMHLGYRLAELDTAIPGFGPGAHLRGHEFHYSTILDQPDMALARVVDANGDAVPETGSRRGLATGTFFHLIAEAT is encoded by the coding sequence ATGACCCCACCCGGCCTGATCATCTCGGCCCCCGCTTCCGGCACCGGCAAGACCACGCTGATGCTTGGCCTTCTCGGCGCGTTCCGTGACGCCGGGCTGACGGTTCAGCCGTTCAAGAGCGGGCCCGATTACATCGACCCGGCCTTTCACCGGGCGGCATCGGGGCGGATATCGGTGAACCTCGACAGTTGGGCGATGGGGGCGGACCGCATCGCCGGGCATATCGGCGCGGCCGCCGATGCCGATCTGGTGCTGGCGGAAGGTTCGATGGGGCTGTTCGATGGCGTCGCCTTGCGTGGCGAGGCGGGAACGGGGGCGTCGGCCGACCTTTCTGCGCTGACCGGTTGGCCGGTCGTTCTGGTCCTCGACGTCTCCGGCCAGGCGCAGTCGGCGGCGGCCGTGGCGCACGGCTTCGCCGCGTTTCGGCCGGATGTCGAAGTGGCCGGTGTCGTCCTCAACCGCGTCGCGAGCCCGCGCCACGAGGCGCTGGTCCGGGCCGGCATGGAAACGGCGGGGATCCGCGTCTTCGGGGCCCTTCCCCGCAGGGCGACGATCGAAATGCCGGAGCGGCATCTCGGCCTCGTCCAGGCCGAGGAGACGCCGGAACTGGATCGAATCATCGCCGAGGCTGGCGCGTTCGTTGCCGCGCATGTCGATCTCGAGGCGCTTCGGACCGCCGCCAATGCGGGCACGCTGCCGGCCGTGCCGCCGCTGCGCGTGACCCCGCCCGGTCAGCGGGTCGCGCTGGCCCGCGACGCGGCGTTTTCCTTCGTCTACCCGCATCTCCTCGACGGCTGGCGGGCCGCGGGGGCAGAGATCCTGCCGTTCTCGCCGCTTGCCGACGAGAGCCCCGACGACGGTGCCGACTGCTGCTGGCTGCCGGGCGGATACCCGGAACTGCACGGGCCGATACTGGCTGCCGCAACCCGTTTTCGGCAAGGTTTGAGACGGTTTTCGGAGACCAGACCCGTCCACGGCGAATGCGGGGGCTACATGGCGATGGGCGAGGCGATCGTCGACCGCGACGGGGCCCGGCACCAGATGGCTGGGCTTCTCGGCCTCGTCACCTCGTTCGAGAAGCGCAAGATGCATCTCGGCTACCGGCTTGCCGAGCTCGATACGGCGATTCCCGGATTCGGGCCCGGTGCGCACCTCAGGGGGCACGAGTTTCACTACTCGACCATCCTCGACCAACCCGATATGGCGCTGGCGCGGGTGGTGGACGCCAATGGCGATGCGGTGCCTGAGACCGGATCGCGCCGGGGGCTCGCCACGGGCACCTTCTTTCACCTCATCGCGGAGGCGACATGA
- the cobA gene encoding uroporphyrinogen-III C-methyltransferase yields MSGFVSFVSSGPGDPELLTVRAVARLQAADVILFDDLSSGPILSHARAGADLVGVGKRAGRPSARQDHVNRLLIDYARTGAKVVRLKSGDCGMFGRLEEEITAVRAEGIGYEIVPGVTSAMAAAAAAGIPLTRRLTARRVQFVTGHDVTGALPEDINLAALADPTATTVVFMGKRTFAELARRLQGAGMAPDTPALLAESVSTPAQKLVRGTLTTMERLIAEEAADGPALILLGPLAEGE; encoded by the coding sequence ATGAGCGGTTTCGTCAGCTTCGTCTCATCCGGTCCGGGCGATCCGGAGCTTCTGACCGTGCGGGCGGTCGCGCGGTTGCAGGCGGCGGATGTCATCCTGTTCGACGACCTCTCCTCGGGCCCGATCCTGTCGCATGCTCGCGCGGGTGCTGATCTTGTCGGCGTCGGCAAGCGGGCGGGGCGGCCCTCGGCCCGGCAGGACCACGTCAACCGGCTGCTCATCGACTATGCCCGCACCGGGGCCAAGGTCGTGCGGCTGAAATCCGGCGATTGCGGGATGTTCGGACGGCTGGAGGAGGAGATCACGGCGGTCCGCGCGGAAGGGATCGGGTACGAGATCGTTCCCGGCGTCACCTCGGCGATGGCGGCGGCCGCGGCGGCGGGGATTCCGCTGACACGGCGCCTGACGGCGCGGCGGGTGCAGTTCGTCACCGGTCATGACGTCACGGGTGCCCTGCCGGAGGACATCAACCTGGCGGCGCTCGCCGATCCGACTGCAACGACCGTCGTCTTCATGGGCAAGCGCACTTTTGCCGAGCTTGCCCGGCGGCTTCAGGGGGCCGGGATGGCGCCTGACACACCGGCGCTATTGGCGGAAAGCGTGTCTACCCCGGCGCAAAAGCTGGTGCGCGGCACTCTGACGACGATGGAGCGGCTGATCGCGGAAGAGGCGGCGGACGGGCCGGCGCTGATCCTGCTCGGCCCGCTCGCGGAGGGGGAATGA
- a CDS encoding DUF1636 family protein: protein MSRITVTVCRTCPAGQAGFAAELKAAAAGLDCDVRETDCMSGCTRPSTVAFRAKGKTAYLFGDVTEADIPNLLTFLRLYSASSDGTFADARPLGSLREKALARIPG from the coding sequence ATGAGCCGGATCACGGTCACCGTCTGCCGGACCTGCCCGGCGGGCCAGGCCGGGTTTGCGGCCGAACTGAAGGCGGCGGCGGCCGGCCTCGATTGCGACGTGCGCGAAACCGACTGCATGTCGGGCTGCACACGACCTTCGACCGTCGCGTTCCGCGCGAAGGGCAAGACGGCCTATCTCTTCGGCGATGTGACCGAAGCCGACATTCCGAACCTTCTGACGTTCCTGCGGCTTTATTCTGCCTCGTCCGACGGCACCTTCGCCGATGCGCGCCCGCTCGGCAGTCTCCGGGAAAAGGCGCTCGCCCGCATCCCGGGCTGA
- a CDS encoding CbtB domain-containing protein, with product MNATTHSAAKTSTGLLSIVFVALVGATVLFLAGHAQSATLHDAAHDMRHATGFPCH from the coding sequence ATGAACGCGACCACACATTCCGCCGCCAAGACGTCCACCGGGCTTCTGTCCATCGTTTTCGTCGCCCTCGTCGGGGCCACGGTGCTGTTCCTCGCGGGGCACGCCCAGTCGGCGACGCTGCACGACGCCGCGCATGACATGCGCCACGCGACCGGATTCCCCTGCCACTGA
- a CDS encoding CbtA family protein yields the protein MIQRMLAGGLIAGFAAGLLAALLHFAFIQELILLGEEYETGALVHFAGAGTAGAEVGHDHAAGEAAHDHGDGGAEGSPLGRNVLTVLFTGLTYAGYGLLLIAGFALANQLGQEVGPRDGLLWGIAGYAAFQLAPAMGLPPELPGSVAADITDRQIWYFGTVIATGAALALLAFGRGIVPAVVAGALLAAPHVIGAPHPDGYFGVAPPELAGEFAARALGVGFTAWVVLGWLAGRLWAKESV from the coding sequence ATGATCCAACGCATGCTGGCCGGCGGGCTTATCGCCGGCTTTGCAGCGGGGCTGCTTGCGGCCCTGCTGCATTTCGCTTTCATCCAGGAGCTGATCCTTCTGGGTGAGGAATATGAAACCGGGGCGCTGGTCCACTTTGCCGGTGCTGGGACTGCCGGCGCCGAGGTTGGCCACGACCATGCGGCGGGCGAGGCCGCGCATGATCACGGAGACGGCGGTGCCGAGGGATCGCCGCTCGGCCGCAACGTGCTGACGGTGCTTTTCACCGGACTCACCTATGCGGGCTACGGCCTTCTCCTGATCGCGGGCTTTGCGCTCGCCAACCAGCTTGGCCAGGAGGTTGGCCCGCGCGACGGGCTTCTTTGGGGGATTGCCGGTTATGCGGCATTCCAGCTCGCCCCGGCCATGGGATTGCCCCCGGAATTGCCGGGATCGGTCGCTGCCGACATCACGGATCGCCAGATCTGGTACTTTGGCACCGTTATCGCGACCGGCGCGGCGCTGGCCCTTCTGGCTTTCGGGCGGGGGATAGTTCCCGCAGTCGTGGCGGGTGCCCTGCTGGCCGCCCCACATGTGATCGGTGCACCGCATCCCGACGGGTACTTCGGCGTCGCGCCGCCGGAACTCGCGGGCGAATTCGCGGCCAGGGCGCTGGGTGTCGGTTTCACCGCTTGGGTGGTTCTCGGCTGGCTCGCAGGGCGGCTTTGGGCGAAAGAGTCCGTGTGA
- the cobF gene encoding precorrin-6A synthase (deacetylating): MIDLFLIGIGTGNPDHLTVQAIKALNAADLVMIPRKGTAKADLADLRRAICAEVVTNPATRIAEFDLPVRDVANPDYHAGVDAWHDAIAEVWKDTILAQIGQSGRVALLVWGDPSLYDSTLRIAGRVGSDLAISVRVIPGITSLQALTASHAIPINEIGSPFIVTTGRRLRDDGWPECVDTVAVMLDGECSFQSVPPAGVTIWWGAYVGMEEEIILSGPLGETAQKIIATRAEARARHGWIMDIYILRRG, translated from the coding sequence ATGATCGACCTATTTCTCATCGGGATCGGGACGGGCAACCCCGATCACCTTACCGTGCAGGCGATCAAGGCGCTGAACGCGGCCGATCTGGTGATGATCCCGCGCAAGGGCACGGCGAAGGCCGATCTGGCCGATCTGCGCCGCGCGATCTGCGCCGAGGTCGTGACCAATCCCGCAACGCGCATCGCCGAGTTCGACCTGCCGGTCCGCGATGTCGCCAATCCGGACTACCATGCCGGTGTCGATGCATGGCACGATGCCATCGCAGAGGTCTGGAAAGACACTATTCTTGCTCAAATCGGCCAGTCTGGGCGTGTAGCCCTGCTGGTCTGGGGCGACCCTTCGCTCTACGACAGCACATTGCGCATCGCTGGACGGGTCGGCAGTGATCTCGCCATTTCCGTCCGGGTCATACCCGGGATCACGTCACTTCAGGCGCTCACTGCCTCCCATGCGATCCCGATCAACGAAATCGGTTCGCCGTTCATCGTGACCACGGGCCGGCGGCTTCGCGACGACGGCTGGCCGGAGTGCGTCGATACGGTCGCGGTGATGCTCGACGGTGAGTGCTCGTTCCAGTCCGTTCCGCCGGCGGGCGTTACGATCTGGTGGGGCGCCTATGTCGGCATGGAGGAAGAGATCATCCTGTCCGGCCCCCTCGGTGAGACCGCACAGAAGATCATCGCCACGCGGGCAGAGGCGCGGGCGCGGCACGGCTGGATCATGGACATCTACATTCTGCGCCGTGGCTGA
- a CDS encoding LacI family DNA-binding transcriptional regulator, whose protein sequence is MTVSRVLRNRGDVSAATRERVLEAAKRLGYVPNKIAGALASQRVNLVAVIVPSLSNLVFPEVLSGISEELEDSGLQPVFGVTNYSAEREEAALYEMLSWRPSGVIVAGLEHTDAARAMMKNSGIPIVEIMDVDGEAIDSVVGISHRRAGEEMARAIVASGYRRIGFLGTKMPHDHRARKRLEGFEAGLAEAGITLADQEFYSGGSALLKGREMTEAILQRSPDLDFLYYSNDMIGAGGMLYCLEKGIDVPERIGMAGFNGVDLLDGLPRRLATMDACRREIGRRAAAIIAGHSDSGLIGGERVELTPVLQLGDTIRKR, encoded by the coding sequence ATGACGGTCAGCCGGGTGCTTCGAAATCGCGGCGACGTTTCGGCAGCCACCCGCGAACGGGTCCTCGAAGCCGCCAAGCGCCTTGGTTACGTCCCGAACAAGATCGCCGGAGCGCTGGCCTCCCAGCGCGTCAATCTCGTCGCGGTGATCGTGCCATCGCTGTCGAACCTCGTCTTTCCCGAGGTTCTGAGCGGTATTTCCGAAGAACTGGAGGATAGCGGCCTCCAACCGGTCTTCGGTGTCACCAACTATTCCGCGGAACGCGAGGAGGCGGCGCTCTACGAAATGCTGTCCTGGCGGCCGTCAGGGGTGATCGTCGCCGGGCTTGAACATACCGACGCCGCCCGCGCCATGATGAAGAATTCCGGCATCCCGATCGTCGAGATCATGGATGTCGATGGTGAAGCGATCGATTCCGTTGTCGGCATCTCGCACCGGCGGGCGGGTGAGGAGATGGCTCGCGCCATTGTAGCGTCCGGCTATCGCCGCATCGGCTTTCTCGGCACGAAGATGCCCCACGATCACCGCGCCCGCAAACGCCTCGAAGGGTTCGAGGCGGGCCTCGCGGAGGCCGGGATCACGCTTGCGGACCAGGAATTCTATTCCGGCGGCTCGGCGCTCCTGAAGGGGCGGGAAATGACGGAGGCGATCCTTCAGCGCTCTCCCGACCTCGATTTCCTGTATTATTCCAATGACATGATCGGTGCAGGCGGCATGCTCTACTGCCTTGAGAAAGGCATCGACGTACCGGAGCGGATCGGCATGGCGGGTTTCAACGGGGTGGATCTGCTGGATGGGCTGCCCCGGCGGCTTGCAACGATGGATGCCTGCCGGCGCGAAATCGGCCGCCGCGCGGCGGCAATCATCGCCGGGCACAGCGACAGCGGGCTGATTGGCGGCGAACGGGTCGAACTCACCCCCGTGCTTCAGCTTGGCGACACGATCCGGAAGCGCTGA
- a CDS encoding helix-turn-helix domain-containing protein, with translation MQSALHFDARQAQGDIGVHAPRRRSLSDPVPRRIQTGQHLFHERDSAHFVYQIVSGVVRLTRLQKDGRRQVIAFGFPGDVVGLPSDGRHTTECDAIAPCEILAHRCTTLMQPELDPDLHRFLMQAALDEIRFLQDHFLMLGRRLALEKTAAFLTLLLDRIGESLGAYTLVRLPMNRSDIADYLGLTPETVSRTVTELRCRKVLALDDANTVVVLDPNALRDLADGA, from the coding sequence ATGCAATCAGCGCTTCACTTCGACGCCCGACAGGCTCAAGGCGATATCGGTGTCCATGCTCCGCGGCGCAGATCGCTGTCCGACCCTGTTCCGCGTCGGATTCAGACAGGCCAGCACCTGTTCCACGAACGCGACTCGGCGCATTTCGTCTATCAGATCGTCTCGGGGGTCGTGCGGCTCACCCGGCTTCAGAAGGACGGGCGCCGCCAGGTCATCGCCTTCGGGTTTCCCGGTGACGTGGTTGGGCTGCCCTCGGACGGCCGGCACACGACGGAGTGCGATGCGATTGCCCCTTGCGAGATCCTGGCGCACCGCTGCACGACCCTCATGCAACCGGAACTCGATCCTGACCTCCATCGCTTCCTCATGCAGGCGGCACTCGACGAGATCCGGTTCCTGCAGGATCACTTCCTGATGCTGGGCCGGCGTCTTGCGCTGGAAAAGACCGCGGCCTTTCTCACGCTCCTTCTCGACCGCATCGGAGAGTCGCTTGGGGCCTACACGCTCGTCCGACTTCCGATGAACCGGTCCGACATCGCCGACTACCTCGGGCTCACGCCGGAAACGGTCAGCCGCACAGTCACCGAACTCCGGTGCCGCAAGGTGCTGGCACTCGATGACGCGAACACCGTGGTCGTGCTTGATCCCAACGCGCTTCGCGACCTTGCCGACGGCGCGTGA
- a CDS encoding response regulator, giving the protein MAGTTVLVVEDDAGVRTLLRRCLEGDGFVVREATSKADVLEAIKDGQLGLITLDLNLGSESGIEIARAVRQVSAVPIIMVTGKGDVIDRVVGLEVGADDYISKPFHIREVLARVHSVLRRAHAAPVVAAPATPDERAEEDFAFDGFVARASTMELFNTSGEAVDLTGGDFKLLQVFLEHPRRVLSREQIMDLLNGPGWSPLDRTIDNQVARLRKKIEDVPGDPKLIKTVRGVGYIFTAKVSRQPASPTAPGQQYA; this is encoded by the coding sequence ATGGCCGGGACTACGGTGCTCGTTGTCGAAGACGACGCAGGTGTCAGAACATTGCTCAGACGGTGCCTTGAGGGCGACGGCTTCGTGGTGCGCGAAGCCACGAGCAAGGCCGACGTCCTTGAAGCGATCAAGGATGGGCAACTCGGGCTCATTACCCTCGACCTGAACCTCGGCAGCGAGAGTGGTATCGAGATTGCTCGCGCAGTCCGCCAGGTGTCCGCGGTTCCGATCATCATGGTCACCGGAAAGGGCGACGTGATCGACAGGGTCGTTGGCCTGGAAGTCGGCGCGGACGATTACATTTCGAAACCGTTCCATATTCGCGAGGTTCTAGCACGGGTGCATTCCGTCCTGCGTCGCGCGCATGCCGCCCCGGTCGTCGCGGCCCCCGCCACGCCGGACGAGCGCGCGGAGGAAGATTTCGCTTTCGATGGTTTCGTCGCCCGCGCGTCGACGATGGAGCTTTTCAATACGTCCGGAGAAGCGGTCGATCTGACTGGCGGCGACTTCAAGCTTCTGCAGGTCTTTCTTGAACATCCCCGTCGGGTTCTGTCACGCGAGCAGATCATGGACCTTCTGAACGGTCCCGGCTGGTCGCCGCTCGACAGGACGATCGACAATCAGGTGGCGCGCCTGCGCAAGAAGATCGAGGACGTGCCGGGCGATCCGAAACTGATCAAGACGGTGCGCGGCGTGGGCTACATCTTCACCGCCAAGGTGTCGCGTCAGCCGGCCTCACCCACGGCGCCTGGACAGCAATATGCGTAA
- a CDS encoding PAS domain S-box protein has protein sequence MNTEPSSTTLLDALLDAVVDAIFVADVQGLVIRTNKAARDLFGYDTDDLVGASLDLLIPDSGSIRHKDAIGRYLKTGQARIIGIGRDVDGLRKDGSTFPLHLSVGHARVDGNDLFVGVMHDLTRRKAAERALEQSQRMEALGELTGGVAHDFNNLLTVITGNLELLERSLATEPQRELMHDALEAAELGAALTTKLLALARRSVLSPCLLDPISTVTSAVSLLQRTLGPHIRVASGHDGTVWPIRADPTQLQTALINLAVNAQDAMPEGGTLTVSITNVVIDDSYLAQEIDVSQGEYVRISVTDSGIGMAEDIRRRAFEPFFTTKSLGKGTGLGLSMVYGFVRQSGGHATIYSEPGLGSTISLYFPATTDAAVAGAARPEYAAEVANTGAGQMILVVEDDEAVRRLSVNRIEALGYRTLSAGNADEALTVLADNPDIHAMFADIVMPGMMNGFSLAERVRSERPDIAILLTSGFAADLDTRGAEEFTLLQKPYRQAELATRLRILLSRRRG, from the coding sequence ATGAACACGGAACCTTCGAGCACGACCCTCCTCGACGCGCTGCTGGACGCGGTTGTGGACGCCATCTTCGTCGCCGATGTTCAAGGTCTTGTCATCCGCACCAACAAGGCGGCCCGCGATCTCTTCGGCTACGACACTGACGATCTGGTCGGTGCATCCCTCGATCTGCTGATCCCGGATTCCGGATCAATACGGCACAAGGATGCCATCGGCCGCTATCTGAAGACCGGGCAGGCCCGTATCATCGGGATCGGTCGCGACGTGGACGGGCTGCGCAAGGACGGAAGCACGTTTCCGCTACATCTCTCGGTCGGACATGCCCGCGTCGACGGCAACGACCTCTTCGTCGGCGTGATGCACGATCTGACCCGGCGCAAGGCGGCCGAACGGGCGCTTGAACAGTCACAGCGGATGGAGGCGCTGGGCGAGCTTACCGGAGGCGTCGCGCATGATTTCAACAACCTCCTGACGGTGATCACCGGCAATCTCGAACTGCTGGAACGGTCGCTTGCGACCGAACCGCAGCGTGAGCTGATGCACGACGCGCTGGAGGCGGCGGAGCTGGGCGCGGCCCTGACGACAAAACTGCTCGCCCTTGCCCGGCGCAGTGTCCTGTCGCCCTGTCTTCTCGACCCGATCTCGACCGTCACGTCCGCGGTGTCGCTCCTGCAACGGACGTTGGGGCCGCATATCCGGGTCGCGTCCGGACATGACGGCACGGTGTGGCCGATCCGGGCGGATCCGACGCAGCTTCAGACCGCGCTGATCAATCTGGCGGTCAACGCGCAGGACGCGATGCCGGAAGGTGGCACCTTGACCGTGTCGATCACGAACGTCGTGATCGACGACAGTTACCTGGCGCAGGAGATCGACGTCAGTCAGGGGGAGTATGTCCGGATCTCGGTGACGGACAGTGGCATCGGCATGGCCGAGGATATCCGCCGCCGGGCTTTCGAGCCGTTCTTCACGACGAAATCACTTGGAAAAGGCACCGGCCTTGGCCTTTCGATGGTTTACGGATTTGTCCGGCAATCGGGGGGTCACGCGACGATCTACAGCGAGCCCGGCCTTGGCTCGACCATCAGCCTCTATTTCCCGGCGACGACCGACGCCGCTGTCGCCGGCGCGGCGCGGCCCGAATACGCGGCCGAGGTCGCCAATACAGGTGCCGGCCAGATGATCCTCGTCGTCGAGGATGACGAAGCCGTTCGCCGCCTGTCAGTGAACCGGATCGAGGCGCTCGGCTATCGAACCCTGTCTGCCGGCAATGCCGACGAGGCGTTGACGGTGCTTGCGGACAATCCCGACATCCACGCGATGTTCGCCGATATTGTCATGCCGGGCATGATGAACGGCTTCAGCCTCGCCGAGCGGGTGCGGTCAGAGCGGCCGGATATCGCCATCCTGCTCACATCCGGTTTCGCGGCCGACCTCGATACGCGCGGGGCCGAGGAGTTCACGCTGCTGCAAAAACCCTATCGGCAGGCCGAGCTGGCCACGCGATTACGCATATTGCTGTCCAGGCGCCGTGGGTGA
- a CDS encoding site-2 protease family protein: MFTRAVRLFDIFGFQIKVDPSWLLIAALLVWTLSGGYFPDRVPGLSYGDYLGLAVIAMLAFFGGLILHELAHSLVARRFGLGIGGITLFIFGGVAELDEEPASPVSEFWIAIAGPTMSLALAALAWLVHLALEGADVSAPMQVVFEYLAIINLILAVFNMLPAFPLDGGRVLRAALWRTSGDLVRATRNASAISQLVAYALIALGLVSLFSGNTAGGLWQILIGLFLMSAARGTYQQLLIKSALGNRTVAKMMTENVQLSSPDDTLSGVVNDIMLAHAVSFVPVTEGEHLLGYVDSSLVRRIDRENWDNTHVGDIFIASDTENTLPPDFPADALLQRIAKTGRRKYLVAEKQRFVGVITLTDLLSYLAVLQEIGPGRAAASLKA; encoded by the coding sequence ATGTTCACCAGAGCAGTGCGTCTGTTCGACATCTTCGGCTTCCAGATCAAGGTCGATCCAAGCTGGCTCCTGATAGCCGCGCTGCTCGTCTGGACGCTTTCGGGGGGCTATTTCCCCGACCGCGTACCGGGCCTGAGCTACGGCGACTATCTCGGGCTTGCCGTGATCGCGATGCTGGCCTTCTTCGGCGGACTCATCCTGCATGAACTCGCGCATTCGCTCGTCGCCCGACGCTTCGGGCTCGGCATCGGTGGCATCACGCTTTTCATATTCGGCGGTGTCGCGGAGCTGGACGAGGAACCCGCGAGCCCCGTGTCGGAGTTCTGGATCGCCATCGCCGGTCCGACAATGAGCCTCGCCCTCGCCGCCCTCGCCTGGCTGGTTCATCTCGCGCTCGAAGGCGCCGACGTATCGGCGCCGATGCAAGTCGTGTTCGAGTATCTGGCGATCATCAACCTGATCCTTGCCGTATTCAACATGCTGCCGGCCTTCCCCCTCGACGGGGGGCGGGTTCTCCGTGCCGCGCTGTGGCGAACCTCCGGCGATCTCGTTCGCGCCACGCGCAATGCCAGCGCGATCTCGCAACTCGTCGCGTATGCCCTGATCGCCCTCGGTCTCGTGTCGCTCTTTTCCGGGAACACGGCAGGCGGGCTCTGGCAGATCCTGATCGGACTGTTCCTGATGTCGGCCGCGCGCGGCACCTATCAGCAGTTGCTGATCAAGTCCGCGCTGGGCAACCGGACGGTCGCGAAAATGATGACGGAGAACGTGCAGCTGTCCAGTCCCGACGACACGCTCAGCGGCGTCGTCAATGACATCATGCTCGCCCATGCGGTCAGTTTCGTCCCGGTGACGGAGGGGGAGCATCTGCTCGGCTACGTCGATTCCAGCCTCGTACGGCGGATCGACCGGGAAAACTGGGACAACACCCATGTTGGCGACATCTTCATCGCATCTGACACGGAAAACACCCTTCCACCGGACTTCCCTGCCGACGCGCTTCTCCAGCGGATCGCAAAGACCGGGCGGCGCAAATACCTCGTCGCCGAGAAACAGCGGTTTGTGGGCGTCATCACGCTGACGGACCTCTTGTCCTATCTCGCTGTCCTGCAGGAAATCGGCCCCGGTCGAGCAGCTGCATCGCTGAAAGCCTGA